The following are encoded together in the Methanobrevibacter arboriphilus JCM 13429 = DSM 1125 genome:
- the pdxS gene encoding pyridoxal 5'-phosphate synthase lyase subunit PdxS, with translation MKKGTDVLKEGFAKMTKGGVIMDVVNATEAGIAEDAGAVAVMALEKVPADIRASGGVARMADPNKVKEIVEAVSIPVMAKARIGHIAEAQILETLGVDMIDESEVLTPADEEYHINKKEFTIPFVCGARNLGEALRRIDEGAAMIRTKGEPGTGNIVEAVRHMRMVTSEIREIQGKNEEELRNFARIIEAPFPLVKEVAEIGKLPVVNFAAGGVATPADASLMMQLGSDGIFVGSGIFKSENPEEFAKAIVEATANYDKPEVLADVSKGLGEAMKGVEISEIAENERMQERGW, from the coding sequence ATGAAAAAAGGAACTGATGTTTTAAAAGAAGGATTCGCAAAAATGACTAAAGGTGGAGTCATTATGGATGTTGTTAATGCTACAGAAGCAGGTATTGCTGAAGATGCTGGTGCAGTTGCAGTAATGGCTTTAGAAAAGGTACCTGCAGATATTCGTGCTAGTGGTGGAGTAGCTAGAATGGCTGATCCAAATAAAGTTAAGGAAATTGTTGAGGCAGTTTCAATACCTGTTATGGCTAAAGCACGAATTGGTCATATAGCTGAAGCTCAGATTTTAGAAACTTTAGGTGTAGATATGATTGATGAAAGTGAAGTACTTACACCTGCTGATGAAGAATATCATATTAATAAGAAAGAATTCACTATTCCATTTGTATGTGGAGCAAGAAACTTAGGGGAAGCTTTACGTAGAATTGATGAAGGTGCAGCTATGATCAGAACTAAAGGTGAACCTGGTACTGGAAACATTGTTGAAGCTGTTCGCCATATGAGAATGGTTACTTCTGAAATCCGTGAAATTCAAGGTAAAAACGAAGAAGAATTAAGAAATTTCGCTAGAATTATCGAAGCTCCTTTCCCACTTGTAAAAGAAGTTGCAGAAATTGGTAAGTTGCCTGTTGTTAATTTTGCTGCTGGTGGTGTAGCTACTCCTGCTGATGCTTCTCTTATGATGCAATTGGGTTCTGATGGTATTTTTGTTGGTTCTGGTATTTTCAAATCTGAAAACCCTGAAGAATTTGCAAAAGCTATTGTTGAAGCTACAGCAAATTATGATAAACCTGAAGTTTTAGCTGATGTTTCAAAAGGTTTAGGTGAAGCTATGAAAGGGGTTGAAATCTCTGAAATAGCTGAAAATGAGCGTATGCAAGAAAGAGGATGGTAA